A window of the Glaciimonas sp. CA11.2 genome harbors these coding sequences:
- a CDS encoding type II toxin-antitoxin system YafQ family toxin, which yields MRLPKYSGQFKLDVKQAEKRGKDMQKLRDVITLILLGDTLPRELGDHPLKGEWKPNRDLHIEPDWVLIYTPNAEAVYFERTGTHSDIFSK from the coding sequence ATGCGGCTGCCAAAGTATTCCGGACAATTCAAACTAGACGTAAAACAAGCGGAAAAGCGCGGCAAGGATATGCAAAAGCTACGCGATGTCATTACTTTGATTCTTTTGGGAGATACTCTTCCGCGAGAACTGGGTGATCATCCTCTAAAAGGTGAATGGAAGCCAAACCGTGACCTTCATATAGAGCCGGATTGGGTATTGATTTACACCCCAAACGCTGAGGCGGTTTACTTCGAGCGTACCGGCACGCATTCCGACATTTTTAGTAAGTAA
- a CDS encoding cupin-like domain-containing protein, translating into MPAEKNSISSNQALPQPRVSSRLPPMLALNAKTPEDAIAKKQAQERKDALVRGITSVQEVRDAIRRIGRALPSISAVPRIGILDTAAFRTRAAQGLPFVITGLVQRWPLSALTPQTLRDHFGDLPVRARVGDYVNTAFAPDRAMQDMSMLAYLDLVATDPQDLPPYLGNLELRALNKLCYWPAYFGKMGPPRFWLGPPGTVTPLHCDYDDNIFAQIWGTKRIFLSPPHQDEFLYTSEANAILVGSPFNPEAPDFDTFPLARKATMIECIVDAGELLYVPAGWYHQVRSLTFSLSANRWARALPFALNGDPSLLRQA; encoded by the coding sequence ATGCCAGCAGAGAAAAATTCGATCAGCAGTAATCAAGCACTGCCACAACCGCGTGTATCGTCACGGTTGCCACCTATGCTTGCATTAAACGCCAAGACACCAGAGGACGCTATCGCAAAAAAGCAGGCGCAAGAGCGCAAGGATGCGCTGGTTCGCGGAATCACGTCAGTACAAGAAGTGCGTGACGCGATACGGCGCATCGGACGCGCGCTTCCGTCTATTTCCGCGGTGCCTCGAATTGGCATACTTGATACTGCGGCGTTTCGCACGCGTGCCGCACAAGGCTTGCCATTTGTGATCACGGGACTTGTCCAAAGGTGGCCTCTGTCGGCTCTCACACCGCAAACGTTGCGCGACCACTTTGGCGACTTGCCAGTACGCGCCAGGGTAGGCGACTATGTCAATACTGCATTCGCGCCTGATCGGGCCATGCAGGATATGTCTATGCTTGCGTATCTTGATCTTGTCGCCACTGACCCGCAGGACCTGCCGCCCTATTTGGGTAATTTGGAATTACGCGCATTGAATAAGCTGTGCTACTGGCCTGCCTATTTTGGCAAGATGGGTCCGCCTCGCTTTTGGCTTGGCCCTCCAGGAACGGTGACACCGCTGCATTGCGACTACGACGATAATATTTTTGCGCAGATATGGGGCACCAAACGGATTTTTCTCTCCCCGCCGCATCAAGACGAATTCCTTTATACCAGCGAGGCAAATGCGATCCTGGTCGGCTCGCCGTTTAACCCAGAAGCACCGGATTTCGACACATTTCCGCTAGCGCGTAAGGCGACAATGATCGAATGCATTGTCGATGCTGGCGAGCTCCTGTATGTGCCAGCCGGGTGGTATCACCAGGTTCGCTCGCTGACGTTTTCGCTTTCCGCCAATCGCTGGGCCCGTGCTCTGCCGTTTGCACTGAACGGCGACCCATCCCTTCTGCGCCAGGCCTGA
- a CDS encoding DMT family transporter codes for MLSYTGGLVLFAALLHASWNAMLHGNRDRFLSMTWMSIAIGAVSTVVVLFMPWPPVVAWPYIVASGLVHIAYNVSLVRSYRHGDLAQAYPIARGSSPLLVTLGAALFAHEAIGPLHVLGIVMISGGIIALALQGRHVSRAGVLAALTTGATIALYTVIDGIGVRLSDGHAVAYTAAMFLFYWMMPVLFVAKRGLAAIWTPLRTAPMSVSSSVAGGLVSIAAYGIVIWAMQSGAMGAVSALRETSVVFAVLMGRVFLGEAVNGKRWFACVIVAVGAICLGL; via the coding sequence ATGCTCAGTTATACCGGTGGTCTCGTCCTCTTTGCTGCTTTGCTGCACGCGAGCTGGAACGCGATGTTGCACGGCAACCGTGACCGGTTCCTGTCCATGACGTGGATGAGCATCGCCATCGGAGCGGTCTCCACGGTTGTCGTCCTGTTCATGCCATGGCCGCCCGTCGTAGCGTGGCCGTACATCGTCGCATCGGGGCTTGTGCATATCGCCTACAACGTCAGCCTTGTGCGGTCATATCGCCACGGTGATCTGGCGCAAGCGTATCCAATTGCGCGCGGCTCGTCGCCATTGCTTGTTACGCTTGGCGCGGCGCTGTTCGCACACGAGGCCATTGGCCCTTTGCACGTTCTCGGGATTGTGATGATATCGGGCGGCATCATCGCGCTCGCGCTGCAAGGGCGTCACGTGTCGCGCGCGGGTGTGCTGGCCGCGCTGACAACTGGCGCGACGATCGCACTCTACACCGTGATCGACGGCATCGGCGTGCGCTTATCCGACGGCCACGCGGTCGCCTATACTGCGGCGATGTTCCTGTTCTATTGGATGATGCCGGTGCTGTTCGTCGCAAAGCGGGGGCTTGCGGCGATCTGGACGCCATTACGGACGGCACCCATGTCGGTCAGTTCGTCTGTCGCTGGCGGCCTGGTGTCAATCGCGGCGTATGGCATCGTGATCTGGGCCATGCAGTCCGGTGCGATGGGCGCGGTATCGGCATTGCGCGAGACCAGCGTGGTGTTCGCCGTGCTGATGGGGCGCGTGTTTCTGGGGGAAGCAGTCAATGGCAAGCGCTGGTTTGCGTGCGTGATTGTTGCGGTTGGGGCGATTTGTCTGGGGCTTTGA
- a CDS encoding LysR substrate-binding domain-containing protein produces the protein MKRILPPLNALRAFEAAGRLGSFKEAATELHVTQGAISQHVRLLEEWLSAPLFERHNRRVVLTPAAKTYLAEIGPLFEQLSRSTAQYGFPTTASRTLSVNASATFTLRWLVPRLAKFGAEHVDVDVRVETSNESVESLKDIYDIIIRGGPDTFYGYAMRPFLSEERMPVCSPALLQRLPLCMPEDLRQHTLLHTSSLPRLWPDWLVSAQIPALKPAATLTFDHFYLTLQAAIDGIGIAMGPTALVSGDLAAGRLVAPFTGPRLPSRSYCTYVPDGKSADDLVMLFRSWLESEGAAV, from the coding sequence ATGAAGCGAATATTGCCTCCACTCAATGCATTGCGTGCCTTTGAGGCCGCAGGTCGGCTCGGTAGCTTCAAGGAGGCAGCTACGGAATTGCATGTGACGCAAGGTGCGATAAGTCAGCACGTGCGCCTGCTGGAAGAGTGGCTTAGCGCACCATTGTTTGAACGACACAACCGGCGCGTGGTGCTCACTCCGGCGGCGAAGACCTATTTAGCGGAAATCGGCCCCTTGTTCGAGCAGCTTTCACGGTCAACCGCACAATATGGCTTTCCCACAACAGCCTCCCGCACACTATCCGTGAATGCATCCGCGACATTCACGCTGCGCTGGCTGGTGCCGAGACTGGCCAAGTTCGGCGCTGAGCATGTCGACGTGGACGTTAGGGTAGAAACGTCGAACGAGTCAGTGGAGAGTCTAAAAGATATCTACGACATCATCATCCGCGGCGGTCCGGATACCTTTTATGGCTACGCAATGCGACCTTTTCTGTCCGAGGAGAGAATGCCGGTTTGCAGTCCGGCACTTTTGCAGCGACTGCCGCTATGCATGCCAGAGGATTTGCGGCAGCATACGTTGCTGCACACGTCGAGTCTTCCGCGGCTGTGGCCGGACTGGTTAGTGAGCGCACAGATACCGGCGCTCAAGCCCGCCGCCACGCTGACCTTCGACCACTTCTATCTGACATTACAAGCTGCCATCGATGGAATAGGCATCGCAATGGGACCGACGGCGCTGGTATCAGGCGATCTCGCCGCTGGCCGACTTGTCGCGCCGTTCACCGGACCGCGTTTGCCGTCGCGCAGCTATTGCACCTATGTTCCGGATGGGAAATCCGCAGATGATCTTGTTATGTTGTTCCGCTCATGGCTTGAGAGTGAAGGGGCGGCGGTGTGA
- a CDS encoding HpcH/HpaI aldolase/citrate lyase family protein, with the protein MQADQTSVSIAAHPATALFAGEKSAPVIASCEHYAGSEKLMVKALQLQQDYGPVFDVTCDCEDGAAAGEEQKHAHMAASVINSTANRHGMIGARIHDPSSPFWRDDIDILIGEAGERLAYLTLPKVGSTGDASRMIDYIEQRRAAVGLHRDIPIHILIETHGALRDVFGIAALPGLQVLDFGLMDFVSGHQGAIPFSAMRSPEQFEHALVVRAKCDIVAAALSYGVVPAHNVSLSIRDPAATGQDAHRARHEFGFLRMWSVHPGQIMPIVTAMRPASSEVQKASDILLAASDVAWGPISHENELHDRATYRYFWTVLQRARASGLPLRQEIIDRFFS; encoded by the coding sequence ATGCAAGCTGACCAAACTAGCGTCAGTATTGCCGCGCATCCTGCCACGGCATTATTTGCAGGTGAAAAGTCTGCACCGGTCATCGCGTCCTGCGAACACTATGCTGGCAGCGAAAAGCTGATGGTCAAAGCGCTGCAATTGCAGCAAGACTATGGACCGGTATTCGACGTCACCTGTGATTGTGAAGATGGCGCCGCTGCGGGAGAGGAACAAAAGCACGCGCACATGGCCGCTAGCGTCATCAATTCGACGGCCAATCGCCATGGCATGATCGGTGCACGCATCCATGATCCGTCATCACCGTTCTGGCGCGATGATATTGATATTCTTATCGGTGAGGCCGGTGAGAGGCTGGCCTATTTGACTTTGCCGAAAGTAGGCAGCACCGGCGATGCATCCAGAATGATCGACTATATCGAACAACGCCGTGCTGCGGTTGGCTTGCATCGTGATATTCCCATCCATATTCTGATCGAAACGCACGGCGCTTTGCGCGATGTATTTGGTATCGCCGCGTTGCCCGGCTTGCAGGTGCTGGATTTTGGGCTGATGGATTTCGTCAGTGGACATCAGGGCGCTATCCCGTTTTCTGCAATGCGAAGCCCGGAGCAATTCGAACACGCGCTGGTAGTACGTGCCAAATGCGATATCGTCGCCGCTGCTTTGTCGTATGGCGTAGTGCCAGCCCACAATGTGTCGTTGTCGATACGCGACCCCGCAGCAACGGGACAGGATGCCCACCGCGCTCGCCACGAATTCGGTTTTTTGCGCATGTGGAGCGTACATCCCGGACAAATCATGCCGATCGTGACGGCTATGCGTCCAGCATCGTCGGAGGTGCAGAAAGCCAGTGATATTTTGCTCGCCGCCAGCGACGTCGCGTGGGGACCAATCAGCCATGAAAATGAATTACATGACCGCGCAACCTACCGTTATTTCTGGACCGTGCTTCAGCGCGCCCGGGCCAGCGGGCTTCCGTTGCGACAGGAAATCATTGACCGATTCTTTTCCTGA
- a CDS encoding CoA ester lyase: MSATIIQPRTKRLQRSELAVPATSERFFVKAANSAVDTLFLDLEDAVADHRKDEARKNAIVALNNIDWRNKTVAVRINGLDTPWALRDLIDIVTHCPRLDMILLPKAGSAFDVQFVAQILTAIEREQNRAKRVGIEVLIETSQGVAHAEEIAASSDRLEAMIFGVGDYTVDMRTNDVVFGTSSPNYTVLTAPDQNGLRQRHWNDQWHFALARIANACRAYGLRAIDGPYADFGDVEGYRASAVRATALGFEGKWAIHPSQVDIANEVFSPAASQLSWASNVLEELALSAAQGNGAFGSKGVLIDLAHAKLARSIQQRAAYIIEQASPAVNVAR, translated from the coding sequence ATGTCTGCAACTATCATCCAGCCCAGAACCAAACGGCTGCAACGCTCTGAACTGGCTGTTCCCGCCACGTCCGAACGATTCTTTGTAAAGGCGGCAAATAGTGCAGTCGATACCTTATTCCTCGATCTGGAAGATGCGGTGGCCGATCATCGCAAGGATGAAGCCAGAAAAAATGCAATTGTGGCCCTGAATAACATCGACTGGCGTAACAAGACCGTGGCGGTGCGCATTAATGGTCTCGATACCCCATGGGCATTGCGCGATTTGATCGATATAGTGACGCACTGTCCACGCCTGGATATGATATTGCTGCCGAAAGCTGGTTCTGCATTTGATGTCCAGTTTGTAGCGCAAATCCTGACCGCAATCGAACGTGAACAGAACCGCGCCAAACGCGTCGGTATCGAAGTATTGATCGAAACATCACAAGGTGTCGCCCATGCCGAAGAGATCGCGGCCTCCTCCGACCGGCTTGAGGCGATGATTTTTGGGGTCGGCGATTACACCGTCGATATGCGCACTAACGATGTGGTGTTTGGCACGTCTAGTCCAAATTATACGGTCCTTACCGCGCCCGATCAGAATGGCTTGCGTCAGCGCCACTGGAACGACCAATGGCATTTTGCTCTAGCGCGCATCGCCAACGCCTGCCGTGCCTACGGTTTGCGGGCGATCGATGGGCCTTATGCAGACTTTGGCGATGTTGAGGGTTATCGGGCATCTGCCGTGCGCGCGACAGCGCTGGGCTTTGAAGGTAAATGGGCTATCCATCCAAGCCAGGTCGACATCGCAAACGAGGTGTTTTCTCCTGCCGCTTCCCAATTATCCTGGGCCTCCAACGTGCTTGAAGAGCTTGCGCTGTCAGCGGCCCAAGGCAATGGTGCTTTCGGCTCGAAAGGCGTATTGATCGATCTGGCGCATGCAAAATTAGCGCGTTCGATCCAGCAACGTGCGGCTTATATTATTGAGCAGGCCTCTCCTGCAGTGAACGTCGCACGATGA
- a CDS encoding CaiB/BaiF CoA-transferase family protein: MNTVSNAGANSQSQPMQGIRVLDIATFLAAPFTGTILADFGAEVIKIEQPGTGDPLRKFGTPTECGDTLIWLSEARNKRFATVDLRIPEGRDLFLKLVEQSDVILENFRPGTMEKWGLGFEVLRAVNPRIVLLRVSAYGQTGPYRERPGFARVAHGFSGLAELAGMADGPPVVPGSTSLADYISGMWGAIGVLLTLRTVEQSGIGQVIDVSLYESVFRLLDELAPAYAKFGHVRTRMGADVGHVVPHGHWQTKEGKWVALACSSDKIFERLAILMEQPELARPDRYATNPQRLAGRGEINATIARWIGDHSLKDVIARCDGAGVPCGPVMGIDDIFSDPQYAARGDLVTVNDARVGEIVVPVSVPMLSETPAVLRHLGGALGADTDTILRTLLGLDARAIAMLREQRAI, encoded by the coding sequence ATGAATACCGTAAGCAACGCTGGGGCTAACAGTCAATCGCAACCGATGCAAGGCATACGCGTGCTCGACATCGCCACGTTTCTCGCCGCCCCTTTCACCGGCACGATATTGGCGGATTTTGGCGCGGAAGTGATCAAAATCGAACAACCGGGCACTGGCGATCCGCTGCGCAAATTCGGCACCCCGACCGAATGCGGGGATACGTTGATCTGGCTCAGTGAAGCGCGTAACAAACGCTTTGCAACAGTCGATTTACGGATTCCCGAGGGTCGGGACCTGTTCCTGAAACTGGTCGAACAATCCGACGTTATTTTGGAGAACTTTCGTCCCGGGACGATGGAAAAATGGGGCCTCGGATTTGAGGTTCTGCGTGCGGTAAATCCACGCATTGTGCTACTGCGTGTAAGCGCCTATGGCCAGACCGGACCGTACCGCGAGCGGCCGGGTTTCGCTCGCGTCGCACATGGATTCAGCGGACTGGCCGAACTGGCTGGCATGGCCGACGGTCCGCCTGTGGTACCCGGTTCTACCTCGTTAGCGGATTACATCAGCGGCATGTGGGGCGCGATTGGCGTTCTACTGACATTGCGCACGGTCGAGCAGTCCGGCATCGGACAGGTTATCGATGTCTCTTTGTATGAATCGGTATTTCGCCTGCTCGACGAACTGGCACCGGCGTATGCAAAATTCGGCCACGTGCGCACGCGCATGGGTGCGGATGTCGGGCACGTTGTACCGCATGGCCACTGGCAGACCAAAGAAGGTAAGTGGGTGGCACTGGCCTGTTCAAGCGACAAGATATTCGAACGTCTGGCAATCCTGATGGAACAACCTGAGTTGGCGCGGCCGGATCGTTATGCGACCAACCCCCAAAGGCTTGCCGGACGCGGCGAGATCAACGCCACCATTGCACGCTGGATCGGCGACCACAGCTTGAAAGACGTGATAGCGCGATGCGACGGGGCGGGCGTGCCTTGCGGTCCGGTAATGGGTATTGATGACATCTTTTCAGATCCGCAATACGCTGCCCGGGGCGATTTGGTCACCGTTAATGACGCCCGCGTCGGGGAAATCGTGGTGCCAGTGTCGGTACCGATGTTGTCGGAGACGCCGGCAGTTTTGCGTCACCTCGGTGGCGCTTTGGGTGCTGATACAGACACCATCTTGCGCACTTTGCTCGGACTCGACGCGCGAGCGATTGCCATGCTGCGCGAACAGCGGGCGATTTGA